One genomic region from Populus nigra chromosome 8, ddPopNigr1.1, whole genome shotgun sequence encodes:
- the LOC133701829 gene encoding IAA-amino acid hydrolase ILR1-like 4, producing MSLFNWVSLGFFLYLLSPISSLNGSSDITSRFLNYAKKEELFDWMVGVRRKIHENPELGFEEFETSKLVRAELDKIGVKYKHPLSVTGVVGFIGSGKPPFVALRADMDALAMQEMVEWESKSKVPGKMHACGHDSHVAMLLGAAKILQDHREELKGTVVLIFQPAEEGGGGAKKMIDEGALENVNAIFGLHVANKLPIGEVASRHGPLLAGSGFFEAVISGKGGHAAIPQHSIDPILAASNVIVSLQHLVSREADPLDSQVVTVAKFQGGGAFNVIPDSVTIGGTFRAFLKESFMQLRQRIEEVVTGQAAVQRCKAVINFLENEKPFFPPTINDKYLHDYFRIVASDMLGIDKVKDMQPLMGSEDFAFYQEMIPGYFFFIGMQNETHKQLQSPHSPYFEINEDVLPYGAALHASLAARYLLEFQPEVTLPEENDHDEL from the exons ATGAGTTTGTTTAACTGGGTTtctttggggttttttttgtatttgttgagTCCAATTTCAAGCTTAAATGGGTCATCAGATATCACTTCAAGGTTTCTCAATTATGCCAAAAAAGAAGAGCTATTTGATTGGATGGTAGGGGTAAGGAGAAAGATACATGAGAATCCTGAATTGGGTTTCGAGGAATTTGAGACTAGTAAGCTTGTTAGAGCAGAATTGGATAAGATAGGTGTTAAATATAAACACCCACTTTCAGTTACTGGTGTTGTTGGCTTTATTGGGTCTGGTAAACCTCCTTTTGTTGCATTAAGGGCAGATATGGATGCTCTTGCTATGCAG GAAATGGTGGAGTGGGAGTCCAAGAGCAAAGTTCCTGGGAAGATGCATGCTTGTGGTCATGATTCTCATGTTGCAATGCTTCTTGGTGCCGCAAAGATCCTTCAAGACCATCGTGAAGAGTTGAAG GGCACAGTTGTTCTAATCTTCCAACCAGCAGAGGAAGGAGGTGGCGGTGCAAAGAAAATGATCGATGAAGGAGCATTAGAGAATGTTAATGCTATATTTGGCTTGCATGTTGCCAATAAGTTACCAATAGGAGAAGTGGCCTCCAGACACGGTCCTCTACTGGCTGGGAGTGGATTCTTTGAAGCAGTAATAAGTGGAAAAGGAGGTCATGCTGCCATTCCTCAGCATTCAATAGATCCAATACTGGCAGCTTCCAATGTGATAGTTAGCTTACAACACCTTGTTTCACGTGAAGCTGATCCACTGGACTCACAG GTGGTGACAGTTGCAAAATTCCAAGGAGGTGGTGCATTCAATGTTATTCCAGATTCTGTTACAATTGGTGGCACCTTCCGAGCCTTTTTAAAGGAAAGCTTTATGCAACTTAGGCAACGTATTGAGGAG GTTGTCACAGGGCAAGCTGCAGTACAACGGTGTAAAGCAGTTATTAATTTCCTTGAGAATGAAAAACCCTTTTTCCCTCCTACCATAAATGATAAATACTTGCACGATTACTTCCGAATTGTTGCTAGTGATATGCTGGGCATTGACAAAGTTAAAGACATGCAACCATTGATGGGATCTGAGGATTTTGCCTTTTACCAAGAGATGATACCTGGATATTTCTTCTTTATTGGAATGCAGAATGAGACACACAAGCAGCTTCAATCCCCACACTCACCTTACTTTGAAATCAATGAAGATGTGCTTCCTTATGGTGCTGCACTTCACGCATCATTGGCTGCTAGGTATCTTCTTGAATTCCAACCAGAAGTTACCTTGCCTGAGGAAAATGATCATGATGAACTGTAA
- the LOC133701921 gene encoding ESCRT-related protein CHMP1B-like: MGNTEKLLNQIMDLKFTSKSLQRQSRKCEKEEKAEKLKVKKAIEKGNMDGARIYAENAIRKRTEQMNYLRLSSRLDAVVARLDTQAKMTTINKSMGSIVKSLESTLATGNLQKMSETMDQFEKQFVNMEVQAEFMESSMAGSTSLSTPEGEVNSLMQQVADDYGLEVSVGLPQPAAHAVATSSQEKVGEDDLSRRLAELKAKG; this comes from the exons atgggaaacACAGAGAAGCTGTTGAATCAGATCATGGACTTGAAATTCACATCGAAATCGCTGCAAAGGCAGTCAAGGAAGTGCGAGAAGGAAGAGAAAGCGGAGAAATTGAAAGTGAAGAAGGCGATCGAGAAAGGAAACATGGACGGTGCTCGGATCTATGCTGAGAACGCCATTCGTAAGAGGACTGAACAGATGAATTACTTGAGGCTCTCCTCCAGGCTCGATGCCGTTGTCGCTAGGCTTGATACTCAGGCTAAGATGACCACCATTAACAAGTCCATGGGTTCTATTGTTAAGTCCCTCGAGTCGACTCTCGCTACTG GTAATTTGCAGAAGATGTCGGAGACAATGGATCAGTTTGAGAAGCAGTTTGTGAATATGGAGGTGCAGGCAGAGTTCATGGAGAGTTCTATGGCTGGGTCTACCTCCCTTTCCACACCTGAGGGTGAGGTCAACAGCTTGATGCAGCAGGTAGCTGATGACTATGGATTGGAGGTCTCTGTTGGGCTGCCACAGCCTGCTGCTCATGCAGTGGCAACCAGTTCGCAGGAGAAGGTGGGTGAGGATGATTTATCAAGGCGACTTGCAGAGCTTAAGGCCAAAGGGTAA